AATAGCAATCGCGAGCGGGATACTCGTGAGGATTTGGGCAAAGTACCACCACCGGTGCTCAATCACCGTATGGTTCGAGATGAGTGAAAAAAAACCGATTGCAAGAGGAGTCACTCCTACCCACGCCATGGTAAATGACGAGCTGCTCCCTCTCCGCGAGATCATGTAGAATATACCGATAAATGAGAAAGCGAAGAACAAGAGCAGTCCCGAGGTATTGAAAAACTGCTCTCCCAGTGGGATGATTGCTGAATATCCCCGAACTTCTCCGGGAGTTGCCGCAAAGAAGTCTGTACTGAATCCAGACTCGATCAGGTCGATTAGTGTCCATATACTGTTAGAGACAAATGTCCACCAGACAAACATCGCTATTGTAAAACCGATCGGAATTGATAGCGAAACATGATTCTGTATCTCTAAACCGCAAAGCCGGTAGAATGTGAGTGCACCCCAGGTGACAAAGAGAAGTATGGACATGCACATCGCTGTAATAGTGTGTGTTAGGATGATAGGCGTTAATGCCGTTACAAGAAGAACGGCATATCCGGAACAAGAGTATCCTTCATGTCTGAAGAGGAGCAGGTAAAGGGAAATGGGGATAAATATGGCGGCAAAGGCGTTGGGGATGGACCAGTAGGACATGATGATATGATGGCTTGCGATCACCGTCATGAGAGCGGCCAGTAACCCTATTCGGTGATTCTTAAACAAGTTGTTGGCAATAAGAAGTATGAACACAGTATTGCAGATGATCTGCGCGAGGCTCACCGACATCATCGCGGCGAATTTATATGGGAGGTCGGCAATGAGTGAATTCACGGCTATCGTGAGATGGAAAAGAGGCAGTTTTGAGTATTCATAACCCTCCGGGATGACGCCTCCTTCAATGATCCAACTAGTAAAGGCAGAATGATACCAGGGGTCCACTCCGAGGAGGCTTGGGAAGATTAGCAGCTGCGACCAGGCGATGCTCACTCCCAGCAGCAGGATCTGGCTGAAGATGAGGCAGGTGTGTCGCCTACCTGACGTAAAGATCTCACAGGCGACTATGCCGGTCATAAGCGCTGTCAGGACAAAGTAAAGGAGAGGCCGCTCGTAAAACTCCGGTCGGAGATAGACCGAGAGAACGCTTGAGGTGTAGAGTCCAAAAAAGCAGGTCGCACAGAAAGTGATCCGGTTCCGGGACTCTGGTGGGTGAGCCTCAAAGGTATGGCTTTTCCTGATCGCCAACCACAGGAGACAGGAAACGAGGGCCAGAACCCCGGTGAGCAGATAAATTACCCTGCCGAACTCTTTACCCAGATAGGCAATCAGTATCAGCGAGAGAATAACTCCCACAACGGCAAGTGCCTTGTCCGGGTCGCGCAGGATAACTGAGTCTTTTAATCGCATAGTATAACCTTTGGCGCTGTGTTATACTTTTTCAAGTAATTCTTTCCATCTAGCAGCCGTGGACTCAAAGGAGAAATTCATCTTCACGAACTGCCTCCCATTCTCCGCAATCCGCTCCAGATCCGGAGCATTGAGCGCGCGGAGCACATTTTCCGCGATACACCCCGGGGAGTTGTTCTCCATGATGAACCCTGTCACTCCATCGACTACAACGTCGGGTATCGCCCCGACCGGCGTCGCGAGTACGGGGGTCCCGCAGGCCATCGCCTCAAGTATGATATTCGGGAGTCCTTCGGTATAGGAGGGGAGGACAAGGAGACGGAGTTGGTTTAGATGCTTGGGGAGGTCATCACGAGAGATCCAGCCCGGTAAATCGACGCGGGCAGCGAGCCCCTCTTCCTGTAGGGAGGTCCGGGTCGTCTCCTCCAATTGCCCGTCTCCGCCAATGAGTACGCGGAGATCCTGCCGGTCGTTGAGGATTCTATGGAGGGCTGGAGCAAAGTTCTGGATGCCTTTCTCCACGCTCAACCGGCCGATGTAGCCAATGAGGGGAGGGCGGCTGGCCAGGGGGGTGGTAACAGTGAAGATGTTGAAATCGAGGAAGTGCTCATGGGCGATGAGGATCTTGTGGCGGTAGGATTCGAGGTCCCAATCAGAAACAAGTATCGGGGAATATAGGACAATATAGTCGGTTAGACGAAAACATATTTTTGCAGAAAATCCCGTCTGTCTCGACTTCTTATCGTCGGGCGATAGAGATAATTTCATCGGACTTGCACTCAGCAGCCAATATGATTTGACATTGAGTATTTTAGCGATCAACATGGGGATAAGCGGTGGGAGTGACATAAAGTAGATAACACGCCCGAATTTATGTTTGACCAACAGTAATCTAAACGATATTTTCGTTTGTAAAACAAAGTAAGCAACAATTCTGGCAATAAAGACGGGACTTGTGGGGTAATTGAAAAATGAAATATTTTTGGAATCGTTTGAACCCGATAAGTGAATCTTCTCGTACGCACCGATGAAGAAGTGTGGAAGACATATCGTTGAAAGTATTCCGGTCAGGTGAGATAGCGGTACGCCGAAGGCTTTTCCAATATGAAATGAAACGACTGCAACGCTTGATTGACCTTTTTCTTTCATAGTAGAGGCACCTCCCGTTAAAACTATTTTACCAGGTAGTTATTTCCCACCCGTAGCCGGTGACCACAGGTACCCCAATCTGTATGTCATCATTTTCGCCTGTATCCTTATGACACCGCCATCTATATTTCCTCAGAGTTTCTCGTCTGGTTCTTACCCCGGAGTTGTCTCCAGAGGAAGACGATCCCTTGCATCGCATAACGCGGGGCCTCCTAAAGCTTCCCAGATCATGATTGCGTATGTAAGTGTAGTCCGGTCGGGAGACGAGCCTTTACAACATTTACCTTGAGGATCAGTCCGGAGATCCTCCTCTACAATCGATGCCGGGCTATTCACGGTGACATGAGTCGTCTGTGACATCCGTTCGCTCCTGTTCAGAATCCAGGTTCCTGTAAATCTCCAGCAGTCGCTCTCTCATAATTTCCCAGTTGTACTCTGTCTCATAGGCTCTCCGGCCGTTCTCGCCCAGGTGTCTGCACAAGAGCGGGTCCGCTTTGAGCGTAAGGATTGCACGCTTGACCGCGTCAACATCCCCATACGGCACGACAAGACCGCAATTCTCTTCCTTCACAATATCGGCCATTGCCGCTCCGTCGCTGACCAGGATTGGTTTCCGACACATCATCGCTTCAAATAATTTGTTGGGACTGGCATAGCGGTTGTTAGGGATATCCGGATCATAGAGAGCAAACAGCAGGTCTGACTGTAACGTCTTCCTGATGACCTCATCATAAGGGATAGTTCCAAGGAACGTAATGTGGAGCTCCTGTTCGCTCATACCTTGTATCCGTTCTGCATGGCATCCATATCCGGCGAGTTCGACCTGAACATCTCCAATAGCCCTTGCTGCCTGGATGACTGCTTCGAAGTCTCTATCTCCTCCCAGTCCTCCGGCGTAGAATATTTTGAATGGCGCCTGGTGTTCTCTCGGTGCGTCCATCATAGACGGCATCGGTAGATCCCGGGGAGAATTGTAGATGACGTTGATACTGGAATCCCCTTCTTTCCCGATCTGTTTTAGTCGACTGGGGTCCACAACGATGACTGCGTCTGCAAATCGTATCAAGAAGATGTCGAATGCTGCCACACAGTTCTGCACATACGGCGGCAACGTCACCATATCGACGTAAAAGTCAAAGATATCGTAGATCAGCCGTTTCCGCTTAAGTTTTGCGACAACAAGGGCGGGAATATATGTGTCGAGATCTGCAGCATGAACGATATCCCAATCCTCTTTTAACAGCCAAAAAACTGCAAGAAGCCACCAGACAGGGAGATAAAGTACTACCTTTTTCCCAAGAGGCGCTCTAAATTTGAGGCGTCTGATGGCATAGCGGTGCCGCCCCTCTTGGGCGGGTGCGTCGCCAAATCTCTGCCATCCAAGCAATATGACATCATGACCTGCTTCTGTCAGCACTGTTGCTTCTTTCTCCAGTCTGACATCAGGATCAATGGGGTTAGAGCGGAGCATGACGACTCTCATGGACCTCGTACCTCCAGATCCTGAGCAGAAGTCCAGTTGTTGGGGGGAGATGTTGCGTCTGAAGTTCGTATGGTACTGCGTGACCCCGCGAAACCAGGTATCCTGTGCTTATGCTTATGAGAAAGATCCGGTATTTGGTGATCTCTGACAGGGGGTATATCCTCTCTGCAGGGTAGCGCCTGTACATCTGAAGATCCGGGGAGGGTGCCCGGAGATGGCACGTTGGACTTTGTCCCGGCTTTTTTGCCGGCATTGTTGGATCCGCCACTGGGGGTTGCAGCTCTCTGACACCTGCCGCATCGAGCAAAATTTTCGATGGATGATGGATTGAGCAGGCGTATCCTCATCACTAGCACCCCGCTTCGATCAGAATATGCTCTAATCGTTTTGAAATAGCGGCCCATTGATACTCATCTTCGACAACACGCCTCCCTTCCGACCTCATTCTGCTGCACAGAGTGGAGTCCCGATACAGCTCCAGAATCTCTTCTGCATACTCGTTTGCGCTGGAGACGATCCTGACTGTGTGGCCGAAAGTTTCCTGAATGGTATTCACACGTGTGGAGATGACCGGTACGCCGCACGCCATGTACTCGAATAACTTCAGGGGAAGTGAGTTGTTTGAGACATTATCTTGTTTAAACGGTATCACGCCCACGTCCATGCATGATATGTATTCAGGCACATGGGAGTAGGGGACCGTACCGGTGAAGACGGTATGGTTCAGCACCCCCAGGTCTCTTGCCATCTCAACGGTTCTATCGTATCCTGCGCCCCCTCCCACAATAAGCAGTTTAACATTGATTTCCGATGCCAGTTCTCTAATGGCGATGAAAAGCGGCTCCAAATCCAGCCATTCTCTGAGGACGCCGACATGGCCGACGACAAATGTATCCTCAAGGTCATATTTCTCTTTAATGTGCTCGCAAGGCCGGGGCGAAAATAATTCGACATCCACTCCGTTCGGCAGCAGTTCCCTTTTCTCCCGGGGGACTTTGTAGGTCTGGCAGAGGGACTCGGTTGTTACTGTGACCCTCTTTGAAGCCTGAATGATCCTTTCCTGGATCGCTTTTCCGAGCCAGCCACCAGCCGGCCTGACAAATGGGGGGATCTGGGGGGACGTCCGGATCATTCCCGGCAGATCGTCCGCGATGTCATATACCGTTGGAATACCACGCGAATGAGTATATCTTGCAACCGCATACCCGGACACCATGCCGTTGTAGTTGAAATGCACGTCATAGTCCGAAATTCCAATCCGATCTAGAGTGCTGCCTACAGTTGCCAGTGATAGAGCTTCTTGGACAACCGGGCTTACCCGCCTGTTGGTCAGATAAATAAGGTCTATCTTCTCAAAAAGATCCTTAAAACTTTGATTATAGTTCTCTGTGGTCCGATCCCACCTGGCTTTCCAGCAGTCGTTTATGCTTAAAACCGAAATCTCGTGATCGCGTGAAAGATACTTCAAAAACTGATGTAGCCGACTGTTATGAGCCGAGTTTTTGAGATCGACGATGGACGAAACCAGGATTTTCATCGTATTGTCCCCTTAACACTCATCTATGTTCCGGATCCGGGCGTAGTTACGATGTCTTAGTCGCCTGGGCCTGAATGCCGTAACCCGGTGTGCCGGATTTGATTGATGTCTTCCTTCCTCTGGATAGCCCTCTACATATCGTAACAATCATCCTGCCTGCTATACCGTCCCCATAAGGGTTCTGCCAACTCTTGGGCTGGGCGAGCATCTGCCGGGCAAATGCCAGGATCTCGCTGGCCCCAGTCCCTGCAAGAATGTTCGCCCCCACCTCAATCGTCTCCGGGCGCTCGGTGTTGCTGCGAAGGGTGATGCAGGGCACCCCGAGAATGCAGGCCTCCTCCTGGACCCCGCCGGAGTCGGTCAGGACAAGGCGGGCATTGGACTCGAGCTGCAGGAATTCGAGGAACCCGACTGGACTCATGACGGATATCCCGTCCAGCGGAATCGCGAACCGCTCGACCATCTTCCTGGTCCGGGGGTGCATCGGGAAGATGACGGGGAGCGAGTACTCCCGGTGGACCGCCTCAAGCCCTGCGGCAATGTTCCAGAGGTTTTCAGGGCTGTCGACATTCTCCTGCCGGTGAGCGGTGACCAGGACGTATTCACGGGGTGCAAGGCCGAGGGTATCGAGAATGTCTGCCTTCTTCTTCGAAAGCTCCTGGTTCTGGAGTACGGCATCGACGATGGTGTTCCCGGTCACGCAGATCTTGTTCTCCTCGATCCCCTCCGCGAGGAGATACTGCCGTGCTGTCTCCGTGGGGGCGAAGAGGTAGTCGGAGACATGGTCCGCAACCACCCGGTTGATCTCCTCGGGCATCGTCCTGTCGAAACTCCGGAGACCGGCTTCTATGTGGCCGACCCGGATGTGGAGCTTTGCGGCCGCGAGAACTCCGGCTATGACGGTGTTGGTATCGCCCTGGACGAGGACAATGTCAGGAGACTCCTTTATGAGAACATCCTCAACCCCAGCCATGATCTTTGCAGTCTGCCCGGCATGGGTCCCGGAGCCGACGTCGAGGTTGTACTTCGGCTCGGGCAATTCAAGGTCCTCGAAGAACGCCCGGTCCATCTCGTAGGAGTAGTGCTGCCCGGAGTGGAGAATGAAGTAGTCGAGGTTTCGTGCTTCGCATTCGCGGATGATCGGGGACATCTTGATGATCTCCGGCCTGGTTCCGAGAACAATCGCAATCATTCCGGAATACCCTCAAGAGGATAAGGTGTCCTCTCCTCGCCTTCCCTGGTCTTCTCTGTGGGCGCGAAGGTAACTACAGCACCCGGTTCGGAGAACACCCGTTTCCCTTCTCCCTGCCCCTGCAGAATAATCTGCACAAGCGAATACAGGATCATCCCCACCGCGACGAGCAGGAGCCCGAGGATGAGCATGGAGAAGCCACCGGTGAAGAGGATATAGTGGAATTGAGAGGTGCGATAGTACTCGGAAAAGGTGTGAATCTCCGCGCCGAGGCCGAAGAGAGTGAAGGTCAGGCCCGGAATGCCGAAGAACACCAGCGGCCGGCGGAGGCTGACGAGCCTGACGATGTTCATGAGCACCTCGATGCCGTGGGAGACCGGGTCCTTACTCGAGGTCCCCTCGATGTCATAGCGCACCTGGATCGGCACCTCGGCGACCTTAAGGCGGTGATCGCTGATCTGTATCAGGATCTCGGAGCCGGCACTCATCCCCGCGCCGCTGATCCGGATCGCTTCGATAGCCCTCCTCCCGTACGCCCGAAAACCGCTCTGGGAATCGGTGATCGCAAGATTGGTCCCCGCTATCGTGGTAGCCGTATCGAGGACCTTCATCCCGACCTTCCGGTATCTCGGAATATATGACTCCATACCCTCGACGAACCGGGACCCGATGACGACGTCGTTGCCCTGCCGAAGTTCGGCAAGCAGCCGGGGGATGTCTCCGGAGTTGTGCTGACCGTCGGCGTCAATGACGACGAGTTCCTCCGCACCCATCTCCCGGGCGGTGCAAAAGATGGTCTGCAACGCTCCGCCGTAGCCTTTGTTGGTCTCGTGCCGGACGACGATCGCCCCGAGCGCCCTGGCAATCCGGACGGTGTCGTCATTTGACCCGTCGTCAACGACGAGGACTTTATCAGCGTGCTGCTGTGCGCCGACGATGGTCTTTGCGATGTAAGCCTCCTCGTTGTAGGCCGGCATGGCGACGAGGGTCCGGACGGTGCCGGCCTGCCGCCTCAACCCCCCTTCAGCATTGCAGGTTGCCAGATCCTTAGCGACAAGAGTTGCTCCTCCCCCGTTACCGCCGTGCCTGACGACCTCTCCGGTCGTGCGGGTGGCAGAGGAGGTGTTTACGCAGGAGCTCATCGCGGCAGCTCCTGACATGGGAACACGGGGACCGGTGTTGAGAAGACCTCCCCGGATGTTCTGTGACACCGGGGGAGTTGGCTCGTAGTGCTGGTGGCTGGAGCTACATTCTCAACACTGCTCGACCCCGGCAAGATCACATACCTGGCACGAAAAGGTATCCACCTGGACACCATGGAAACACACACCCATATGTAGGCCCTCACCTGGCCGCGTCACTGCCCGGAGGAAACGGGCGGCCCCCTTTTCGGCAGGAGCAGCCGGAGGGGGGGGGTTCTGGCACCAGGGCCTAGGGGCTATCTGGTACAGGTATATTATATAAATTTTCCTATTTGCCGATTCCCGAAACTGATGAGAGCAACTGAAGATGAAGAAGCGGATACTTATCTAAATGTTATGTAATCCCGTAAATGAATAGCATTCTCTATCTCGGGGCCGAGAAGATTTTTCCCAGAAGAGCTGCAGCAACTACTATTTAATTATTTCTTAGCGATTATGGCTGTCTGTTACAGTATACGTGATAACTTTATTTGATTCGAGGAAAATCATTTTGTTTTGAGAAATCGGTAGTTATTGTATCGAGTCTTCATAAAAAATGGGGTTTTAATTCTTATAGATCACGTTTCTGGATGTAATTTATCTTCCTTTATCCCGGGTTGATCAGGCTATTTTCAGGCAGCGGTGTGAGCCCGGTTTGGGAGGATAGGTAAACGATTTGAGGTTAACCTGACCGGTTCGGGAGGCTGGAGCAGTACTGCGGCACTGGGTAGGGTCGGGGCAGCGGATAGGTGAAGATCTTGATTCAGGAGTGCAATAAGGCTCACCGCATCTGCGATCGCGACGAACGAAGCGATCTAGGGATAGGCCTTCCACACCGTGGGGGCCTCCGTCCCCATCCCCTCTCCGCCTCATAAGCCCGGGAAGGAGGCCGGCGACATTTCCCTCGCGGAGTCGAATACAGGAGCACCGGACCAATAGGTTCGACTTTTTTCGTAGTTTAGCATCGCTTTATCTCCCGTTCCCGCCCACATTCATGCGCAGGGTGCCGAACGGAGAAAGAGGCCGTTCTGGAGCGCCCCGGCCCGCGCAAAGGCCGGTATTTGGACGATCCCCTGATTTATGGCAGATCTCCGGAGTTGCCGCAAAAATGTGGGCCCGAGGACCACCTGAATCACTCCATACCCTCTGACGTGTAGATGATTGTCACAGAAAACGTTAATAAGACGATATCAAAGTTGCAGTAAGCGCCGCCGGACCGGGCGGGATGTGGTGAATGATACGGACAGAAAACCTCACGAAGGTGTATAACGGCAAGGCGGCCGTCGACGGTCTGGACCTTGAGGTCGGGGAGGGCGAGATCTTCGGCTTCCTCGGCCCGAACGGGGCAGGGAAGAGCACGACGATCCTGATGCTCACCGGCATGATCGAGCCAACCGGCGGCCGGTGCCTGGTCGACGGGATCGAGGTCGCGAAGGACCCGCTGAAGGTGAAGGAGATCATCGGCTACCTCCCCGAAGACGTCGGGTTCTATGGGAACATGACCGGCGAGCAGAACCTGGACTACTTCGCCCGGTTCTACGGGATGGGCGCGAAAGAACGAAAAGAGCGGATCGCGGAACTGCTCGAACTCGTCCGCCTCGACGGCGTCACCCAGAAGGCCGGCGAGTACTCCCGCGGGATGAAACAGCGGCTCGGCCTTGCCCAGGCGCTGATCAACGATCCAAAAGTGCTCTTCCTCGACGAACCGACGGCGAACCTCGACCCCGAGGGCGTCCGGGAGTACCGGGACCTTGTCGAGCGTCTCGCCGGCGAAGGAAAGACGATCTTCGTCTCCTCCCATATCCTCTCCGAGGTCCGGGAGGTCTGCCGGACCGTCGGGCTGCTTGCGAAAGGGAGACTTGTCGCACAGGGGACGCTCGATGAGGTCGCCCGGACGCTCGCGTCCCCTGACGGCGATGCCGTCCGGATCGTCGTCGAGACCCGGGAGCGGTTGCCGGAGATCGAGGATCCCGAAGTCATCTCGGTCGAACGGAACGGGAGCCGGGCGATCGTCCGGGCAAAGGCCGACATCCGCGACCGGCTCGCAGAAACCCTCTTCGAACAGGGCGTACACGTGCGGGAGCTGAGGGTCGAGGAGCCGGATATCGAGGACGTCTTCATGGCGGCTTATAGGAGATGAGGAGATGGCATTCGATCGATTGTTCAACGTAGCACGCAAAGAGTTCTCCGATCACATCACCAGCAGGCGGTTCATTATCATCCTGGGCCTGCTCCTGGTGATCTCGACGATCAGTATCTACGATGGCATCAAACAGTATAACGACAGCCTGGAATCGTACACCGAGCAGCTCCAGTACATGCCGGAGTCAGAGGACCCGTATGTGAGCTGGATGCCCTCAAAGCCCTCGATCATGTACGTCTTCCTCTCCATGATGAGTTACATGGCGATGCTCGGCGGGATCCTTGCGATCGCCATCGGGTTCGACCTGGTCTCAAAGGAGAAAGAAACCCGGTCGCTTAAGACGCTCCTCTCCCATCCACTCTACCGGGACGAGATCATCAACGGCAAGGCGCTCGGGGGCGTCGGCGCCCTGGGGTTTGCCATGGCCCTCGCGCTTGCGATCGCACTCGCCATGCTCCTCGTCTTCTCGGTCGTCCCGACGCTGGATGAGTTCGCCGCCATCCTGATCTTCGGTGTGGTTTCGCTTGCGTTCCTCCTCGCCTACTTCGCCGTCGCGCTCACGATGTCGACGGTCTCGAAGGAGAGCGGGAACGCGCTGATCTACACCCTGGTGATCTTCTTTGCCGTCTCCTCGCTCCTCCCCATGTTCGGGTCGATGGCCGCAGACGCCTTTGCAGGCGATCCGCCCGAACCGCCCGACATCCCCATCTCCAGAGGAGGGGTTTCCGTAAGCAGCAACGGATATTACACCACCAGCGTCTCGAAGAGCGTGGTGTACGGCGGGGAGGAGGATCCCGCGTGGAAAGATTACGAAGAGGAAATGAAATCTTACATTGAGAAGCGCAGATTCATCAGCGACATCTCCAACATCCTCTCGCCGCAGATGAACTACTACACCGTCGCGATGGCGGTGACGAACCCGCAGATCTCCATGATGATGTACTCGTCCTACGGTTACGGTTCGGAGCGGGAGGCGCCGTCCGGCCTTGCCGACGCGCTCGGCCGGGTCTGGATGAACATCGCCGCACTCATCGTCTTCCCGTCGGCTTTCTTCGCCGCGACCTACGTGAGATTCATGCGGATGGATATCAGGTGAGAACATTGACAGGAAGAAAAGTCTTGTATATCCTTCTTGCCCTCCTCCTTGCGGTGCCCGCCGTCCCGGCGGTCTCGGCCGCACAGGACGGGGCGGTCGCGACGGAGCTCTGGTGCAACTTTCCCGGCGAGGTGATCGAGGCCGGCGACACCGCCGTCTTCGACATTGTGGTCAAGAACCAGGAGGAGGCCGGGACGTGCCTCCTCAACTACTGGACCTACCGGGGCACGGACGGGTGGAAGATCCGGTTCGAAGACAGCGATCGCGAGGTCTACCGGATGCTGATCCCGGCCGGCGAGACGAAGTCCGTCCGCCTTGTGGTGGAGACGGCCGGCCATGCCGCAGTCGGTGAATATCCGATCCGGGTCGGCATCGGCAAGGGGACGATCTGGGTCTACGTCAGGATCACGAAGACCCACAGCGGCGAGACCGGGACCCTCGAGGCCACCGTGGTGGACAAGGAAGGGAACGTCGTGAAGGGCGCCGACATCGGTATTTACGACAGGGCTACCCTGATCGAGGGGATGCTCTCGACCGCCGAGGGCAAGGTGAGCATCGGCGCTCCGATGGGCACCTACACCGTCAGGGTTACCAAGCCCGGGTACCGGAAGTGGGAGAAGAAGGATGTCGAGGTCCGGATCGGCCAGACGACCAACCTAGGGATCGTGCCGCTCGAAAAAGAGAATTTCTTTGCCGAGATCCGGGTGAAATCCCCTTCAAAGGTGGTGGCGATCGGGGCAACTCCGCAGTATGAGATGACCCTGAAGAACGCCGGCAGAAACGACGACACGTATGCCCTCTCGGTCCAGGGCCTCGCGGAGCAGTGGTATGCCCGGTTCAGGGAGAGCAAGGATGCCGCCGAAGAGGTCTCGGAGATCTACATCCGGTCCGGTGAGGAGAAGACCCTCTTCCTCGATCTCATCCCGCCCTACTCGGTCGGAGTCGGGGAGTACAACGTCACGGTGCTGATCGACTCCTCCGCCCGGCAGTATGAGGAGAACCTGACGCTCCGACTCCGGGGGTCCTACGACATGCGGACCTACGCGAAGAGCTACCGCCACGAGATCAACCGCGGCGACACTCTTGCGTTCGATATGACCGTCTCGAACGCCGGCACCGGCGGGACGCTGACGAACATCGGGATCAACATGAGCACACCGGAAGGCTGGCGGGTGACCGTCGATCCGGCCTCGGTTGCGAGCCTCGATCCCGGTGAGCGGGCGACCGTGCATGTGACGGTGGTCCCACCGGCCAATATCGTCGCCGGCGAGTACAAGGTCGTTGCCGTGGTGAAGAGCGATCAGGCCGAGAGGGAGGACGAGTACCGGGTTGTGGTCAAGGAGCAGTCCTACGTCGCGGTGCTCGGCCTCCTGGTGATGGCCGGGGTCGCCGCGGGGCTCTGGTATATGTTCAGGAAGTACGGCCGGAGATAGGGCCCGGCCCCCGGTCATTCTTTTTTCAAGCGAACCGTGCCCAGCCCTCGGGCACCAGAAGTTCGAACCGGGCGCCTCTTCCGGGCTCGCCGGTCTCGTGGATGGCGATACCGGTGATCGAGAGGACCTCGCGGGCGAGGAAGAGGCCGAGCCCCGTATGTCTCCCGTAACCCCGCTCGAATATCCGCTCCTTCTCCTCGACGGGGATGCCCACGCCGTTGTCCTCCCAGACGATCCGGGCGCCGCCCCCGTCCGGCACGGCCGTGACCCGGACGGCGGTCACGGGCCCGCCGTGCCGCAGCGTGTTGTCGAGGAGGTTCCCAAAGACCGTCTCGAGGAGCGGGTCCGCGTAGACGGCAAGCCCGTTCACGCCGGTCGTGATCTCGATGCCGGCGGGCCGGCGGGCCTTCGACGCATCCTTCACCAGGGTATCGATACCGAACCACTGCGGCGAGCGGACGCCGAGGTCCTGGTAATCCCGCGTGAACTCGATCTGCGACTGGATCATCCGGACGGCCGCCTGCTGCTTCTCAAGAGCAGTGGCGACCTCCGGATCGAGTGGCAGGTCCTGGAGGAGGCCGATGTGGCCGAGCACCACCGTGACCTGGTTTAAGATGTCGTGCCGCACGATACTGTTCATCAGGGAGAGTTTCCTGTTGGCCAGGAGGAGTGCTGCCTCGGCCTCTTTCCAGGCGTCGATGTCGTGGACGGCATACTCGATCGCGACCAGGTGTCCGTCGTCGGCGTGAACCGGGATCGAGCAGACCTCCAGCCAGGCGTAGCGCCCGTCCTTCCGGCGCACCCGGAGGACGACCAATCGATCGGCAGGCGAAGCCGGGACCTGCGCCAGGGCCAGGTACATCTCCCGGTCATCGGGGTGGACAAGGCTCTCTATGAACCCCGGATCGCCCGTACACTCCTCGGGACGGTAGCCGGTCAGGCGCTTCCAGGATGGGCTGATATACTCAATCGTCCGCGACGATGCCGCTACACGGATGTAGCAGTCGTGCGACCGCTCCACGAGGGTTCTGAACCGTTCCTCGCTCTCACGGAGCCGTTCCTGGGCTCGAATCCGCGCGAAGAGGTCGGCGAAGAGATTGCCGACGACCGTGAGCAGCGAGATGTCGTCGTCCGACCAGGCCCGTGCCTGCAGGACGGTCTCAAACCCGAGGACCCCCATGATATCATCGGCGGTCGCGATCGGCACGAGGATGATCGACCGGATCCCGTATTCCCGA
This portion of the Methanoculleus caldifontis genome encodes:
- a CDS encoding ABC transporter permease, producing the protein MAFDRLFNVARKEFSDHITSRRFIIILGLLLVISTISIYDGIKQYNDSLESYTEQLQYMPESEDPYVSWMPSKPSIMYVFLSMMSYMAMLGGILAIAIGFDLVSKEKETRSLKTLLSHPLYRDEIINGKALGGVGALGFAMALALAIALAMLLVFSVVPTLDEFAAILIFGVVSLAFLLAYFAVALTMSTVSKESGNALIYTLVIFFAVSSLLPMFGSMAADAFAGDPPEPPDIPISRGGVSVSSNGYYTTSVSKSVVYGGEEDPAWKDYEEEMKSYIEKRRFISDISNILSPQMNYYTVAMAVTNPQISMMMYSSYGYGSEREAPSGLADALGRVWMNIAALIVFPSAFFAATYVRFMRMDIR
- a CDS encoding ABC transporter ATP-binding protein encodes the protein MIRTENLTKVYNGKAAVDGLDLEVGEGEIFGFLGPNGAGKSTTILMLTGMIEPTGGRCLVDGIEVAKDPLKVKEIIGYLPEDVGFYGNMTGEQNLDYFARFYGMGAKERKERIAELLELVRLDGVTQKAGEYSRGMKQRLGLAQALINDPKVLFLDEPTANLDPEGVREYRDLVERLAGEGKTIFVSSHILSEVREVCRTVGLLAKGRLVAQGTLDEVARTLASPDGDAVRIVVETRERLPEIEDPEVISVERNGSRAIVRAKADIRDRLAETLFEQGVHVRELRVEEPDIEDVFMAAYRR
- the wecB gene encoding non-hydrolyzing UDP-N-acetylglucosamine 2-epimerase, whose protein sequence is MIAIVLGTRPEIIKMSPIIRECEARNLDYFILHSGQHYSYEMDRAFFEDLELPEPKYNLDVGSGTHAGQTAKIMAGVEDVLIKESPDIVLVQGDTNTVIAGVLAAAKLHIRVGHIEAGLRSFDRTMPEEINRVVADHVSDYLFAPTETARQYLLAEGIEENKICVTGNTIVDAVLQNQELSKKKADILDTLGLAPREYVLVTAHRQENVDSPENLWNIAAGLEAVHREYSLPVIFPMHPRTRKMVERFAIPLDGISVMSPVGFLEFLQLESNARLVLTDSGGVQEEACILGVPCITLRSNTERPETIEVGANILAGTGASEILAFARQMLAQPKSWQNPYGDGIAGRMIVTICRGLSRGRKTSIKSGTPGYGIQAQATKTS
- a CDS encoding COG1470 family protein, producing the protein MRTLTGRKVLYILLALLLAVPAVPAVSAAQDGAVATELWCNFPGEVIEAGDTAVFDIVVKNQEEAGTCLLNYWTYRGTDGWKIRFEDSDREVYRMLIPAGETKSVRLVVETAGHAAVGEYPIRVGIGKGTIWVYVRITKTHSGETGTLEATVVDKEGNVVKGADIGIYDRATLIEGMLSTAEGKVSIGAPMGTYTVRVTKPGYRKWEKKDVEVRIGQTTNLGIVPLEKENFFAEIRVKSPSKVVAIGATPQYEMTLKNAGRNDDTYALSVQGLAEQWYARFRESKDAAEEVSEIYIRSGEEKTLFLDLIPPYSVGVGEYNVTVLIDSSARQYEENLTLRLRGSYDMRTYAKSYRHEINRGDTLAFDMTVSNAGTGGTLTNIGINMSTPEGWRVTVDPASVASLDPGERATVHVTVVPPANIVAGEYKVVAVVKSDQAEREDEYRVVVKEQSYVAVLGLLVMAGVAAGLWYMFRKYGRR
- a CDS encoding glycosyltransferase family 2 protein; translated protein: MSSCVNTSSATRTTGEVVRHGGNGGGATLVAKDLATCNAEGGLRRQAGTVRTLVAMPAYNEEAYIAKTIVGAQQHADKVLVVDDGSNDDTVRIARALGAIVVRHETNKGYGGALQTIFCTAREMGAEELVVIDADGQHNSGDIPRLLAELRQGNDVVIGSRFVEGMESYIPRYRKVGMKVLDTATTIAGTNLAITDSQSGFRAYGRRAIEAIRISGAGMSAGSEILIQISDHRLKVAEVPIQVRYDIEGTSSKDPVSHGIEVLMNIVRLVSLRRPLVFFGIPGLTFTLFGLGAEIHTFSEYYRTSQFHYILFTGGFSMLILGLLLVAVGMILYSLVQIILQGQGEGKRVFSEPGAVVTFAPTEKTREGEERTPYPLEGIPE